GCCTGAGAGTTTTACAGATGAAGATCTCCTTGAACTTCTTCTCTTCTTCGGAATACCGAGAAGAGATACTCGTGGGCTTGCAAGGGCTTTACTGAAAAGATTTGACGGGAGATTGGATAAAATCCTTGATGCGGAAAAAGAGGAACTAATAAAGATTCCCCAGCTTGGGCTCAATGCTATTTTGCCCTTAAGGGTTATGCACGAAGTTGCCAGAAGGTATCTCAGGGCTCGGATTGAAAACTCTCCTTCTCTGAAATCCCCTAAGGAGGTCTTTGAGTATCTGCTTTATGAGCTAAAAGGGGAGAAAAAAGAGGTCTTCATGGTGCTTTATTTAGCTACAGATAATCGGGTTCTTGGGATTGAGAGAATCTCCGAGGGGACTATTGTAGAGAGTGCTGTCTATCCCCGTGAAGTCTTTGCCAGAGCCTATCAGTTTGGGGCAAGTAAACTTGTCCTTGCCCATAATCATCCTTCAGGTAATCTGAAGCCTTCGGTTGAGGATAAAAA
This window of the Caldimicrobium thiodismutans genome carries:
- the radC gene encoding RadC family protein; translated protein: MEKNLEKTLKKFTAFQEKTKGHRARVKERFWKEGPESFTDEDLLELLLFFGIPRRDTRGLARALLKRFDGRLDKILDAEKEELIKIPQLGLNAILPLRVMHEVARRYLRARIENSPSLKSPKEVFEYLLYELKGEKKEVFMVLYLATDNRVLGIERISEGTIVESAVYPREVFARAYQFGASKLVLAHNHPSGNLKPSVEDKKITRIFILGGFLLQLKILDHLIIGKDSYYSFAEEGLIEELEREVRKVL